One segment of Toxorhynchites rutilus septentrionalis strain SRP unplaced genomic scaffold, ASM2978413v1 HiC_scaffold_368, whole genome shotgun sequence DNA contains the following:
- the LOC129782112 gene encoding ribonuclease H1-like has translation MASAESVLEVIPKNTEVLAYADDLLLMARNAFPEMARRRLQEGISAVSNWANSIGFKFSAEKSNIMHCCKHGSFDGNLTGFGVFANNTELKFQLPSICSVYSAEIAALLVATSLCDNDSKVVIFSDSYSALRALQSDDSKHPWIQSIEEKITGKDITFCWVPGHCGIQGNEQADRLAKE, from the exons atggcttccgccgag TCGGTTCTAGAGGTTATCCCTAAAAACACCGAGGTACTGGCCTATGCAGACGATCTACTGCTGATGGCAAGAAATGCTTTCCCAGAAATGGCCCGCAGAAGACTGCAGGAAGGAATCTCGGCGGTTAGTAACTGGGCAAATTCCATCGGGTTTAAGTTTTCGGCAGAGAAGTCTAATATAATGCACTGCTGCAAAC atgggTCTTTTGATGGAAACCTAACAGGGTTTGGAGTTTTTGCCAATAACACGGAGCTAAAATTCCAACTGCCTTCCATATGTTCGGTATACTCCGCCGAAATTGCCGCTCTCCTTGTCGCGACATCACTCTGTGATAACGACAGTAAGGTGGTGATCTTCTCGGATTCCTATAGTGCATTACGGGCGCTACAAAGCGACGATAGTAAACACCCTTGGATACAAAgcattgaggaaaaaattacaGGGAAGGACATCACTTTCTGCTGGGTCCCAGGGCACTGCGGAATCCAGGGTAATGAACAGGCTGATCGTCTCGCCAAGGAGG